The following DNA comes from Paraburkholderia sp. PGU19.
ATTACGATCCTGTTCCGCCGAACCAGCAGGACAAGCTTGCGTCGCAGTACAAGAAGCAGGCCGATACGGCCTGAAGCGACAAAGTGCCTAGCGCGACTTGCCGCGCGCGCCCTTCTTCGCGCTCGCGGCGCGCGGCGCGTCCTTGACTGGCAACGCGCCGCCCGTGATCTGCTCCATCCACGACAGCGCATCGACGTACGCCAGGAACTGTTGCAGATAGCCCGGCGACAACTCGCGCATCAGCGACAGCGAGCGATGCACGAGACTGCTCGAATTGAGCGGCCCGGCATTGCCCGGCACCTGTTCAAGCGATACGCGCACCTGTTTCTCGGCACTGACCTTGGACCAGGTTTCGCGAAAGTAATCGAGCGCCTTCAATTCGGAGCGAACGGCGACACTGAGCGCGACGCGTTCGTCACCTGCCTGCGGATGGCTCGCGAGGTAATCGACCAGTTCCGCGAGCGGTCCACGCGTTGCCTTGCACGGCACAGCGGCGCACTCGGACGCCTGCGCCGTCGATGCACCACGGCTGGCGAGATCGGCGGCATAGGCTTCG
Coding sequences within:
- a CDS encoding DUF2894 domain-containing protein, encoding MSNNASASDAQTTLDAWREQGDDRLDPLRFHFIDALARRAAAHEGEARRMLDARLSTLLEAYAADLASRGASTAQASECAAVPCKATRGPLAELVDYLASHPQAGDERVALSVAVRSELKALDYFRETWSKVSAEKQVRVSLEQVPGNAGPLNSSSLVHRSLSLMRELSPGYLQQFLAYVDALSWMEQITGGALPVKDAPRAASAKKGARGKSR